The DNA segment TGAAGTAAACCATCAAGGCGTTCGATTCCCGCTCCCGCCAGAACAGCGGCCCGTCGCGGACCGACTCCTTTCAGGTACTGGATCTCCGAATTGAGTTTCAATAGCGGCATTAAACCACGTTAATTTTTTGAAAAGACAATGTCAATAACTAATGAATACCATATCCGCCTGATTTGTCGACGCCGGAAACCAGTTTGATCACATCTGGATAAAGCTTGCGATGCCCTCGGAAATTTTACCATGTTTTGGTTGATTCTTATGTGTTGACGATAGATATTTCAAGGGGAATATAGTATTAGTTAAATGTTTATATGGATTGTCAAACTATCAAATTGACTTTTAAATATTAACAAGGGAGTATGAAAATGAAAGGAAACATCTTAGGGGTGACTCTCATGATCGGCATGATCCTGCTTTTAACCATACCGGGGCAGGCCGAGCCGTGGGAAAAATCTTTTAACCTGGCTTTGAACGCCACCCAGGCATCATATTCCGACAGCTGGACCGGAGGTGAAGAAGGCAATGTCACCTGGGCCGCGACTGCCGATGGTATTTTTTCAAAGAAATTTACCCGGGTTTTCAGTCTTAAGAATACCGTCAAACTGGCCTTTGGCCAAACTGTGACGCAGGATAAGGATACCAAAGAATGGTCCAGACCGGCCAAATCAACCGACAAAATCGACTTTGAGGCTCTGGGAATGTATAACCTGGAAACCTATGTTGAACCATATACGGCCTTCAGATTCGAAAGCCAGTTTCTGGATGCCTCGGTTGATAATAATAAAAGATATATCAATCCCATTCTTTTGACCGAATCGGCCGGTATTGCCCGTTCGCTTTATAAAAAGGATAAAGACGACATCCTGACCCGTCTGGGCTTTGCCTTCAGACAGAACATCAACCGGGATTTCCTTACTATTGTCGGTACCGATACCACCAAAGACAATGTGACCAGCACCGACGGCGGTTTTGAATCGGTGACTGATGTCAAGCTGGTTCTTAACAACCAACTCGGGTATATCGGTAAACTGACATTGTATAAAGCCCTCTTTTTCTCTAAAAAGGATGATTTCAAAGGTACCGAGGCCGAGGACTACTGGAAAGCGATTGATATCAATTGGGAAAATACTCTGACCGCCGACATTTCCAAGTATATTAAGGTAACTTTCTATACCCAGCTACTTTATGACAAGCAGATCAGCAAGAAAGGCCGCCTAAAAGAGACTCTGGCGCTGGGATTGACTTACAGTTTGATGTAAATTATTTAATTGTTTCTGGAAGATAACGGTCCTGAAATTGTAACACTAAATAAACAGGGCCGTTTTTTCTGGAGGTATTTCTTATGAAGTTGAATTTTTTGCTGGTGCCGTTGATGGCACTGATGGTTATAATCGGGGGCGGCCGGTCGGGTAATCCTCCGCTGGCGGCAACACCCCTTCAGGAAGGGCAAAATCCATTGGATGGCAATTTGATAACATCGCAGACTAAATTCGCCTTTGATTTCCAATCGGAATTATACCGAACCAATCCGGGCAAAAATTGTTTTATCTCTCCCCTGAGTGCCGCGCTGGCGCTGGCCATGACATATAATGGCGCCAATGGTGAAACAAAAGAGGCTATGGAGGATGCCCTTCACCTGCGGGGATTCAATCCCGGACAGGTCAATGCGTTCTTTAAAAAACTCATGGTCATTTTGCAGAACACCGATCCCAAGATAGAATTGAATATTGCCAATTCCATCTGGTACCGCCGGGATTTAGATTTCAAGCAGTCATTCTTCAATCTCGTTAAAGAAAATTATAATGCCCATCTCGAACCCCTGACCGATGCGGAAACCATAAACCACTGGGTCGATGAAAAAACCAAAGGCCGGATTAATCGGATTATCGACAGTATCGATCCCGCGGATATGATGGTGTTGATAAACGCCCTCTATTTCAAAGGAATGTGGGCCAGTGAATTTAAAGAGGAAAAGACTCTCAATGATGAATTCGCTCTTGCCGTTGGAAATAAAATAATCTTTCCTCTGATGCGACAGGATGGCAAATTCCGCTACCTGGAAAACGATTCCTTTCAGGCCATCAATCTTCCCTATGGTGATAAGCACATGAGTATGTATGTCTTCCTGCCTCGGGAGAATTATAGCCTTGATGGTTTCATGCAGACTTTAGGTGCCGAGAACTGGAATGACTGGCAAATCCGTTTTCGTGAATGCGAAGGTGAAATCCGCCTGCCGAAATTCAAAATGGAATATGAACAGGTCCTAAATGATATCCTGTTCGCTATGGGTATGGGAATCGCGTTCGATCCGGTAGGTGCCGATTTTTCAGCAATGTATGAACCACAGCGCGGAACCAATCTGTATATCAGCATTGTCAAACAGAAGACCTTTTTAGAGGTCAACGAAAAAGGAACCGAGGCGGCCGCTGTAACGGCTGTTAAAATGAAATTGACCGCCGCCAGGCCTGATGAAGAAAGAAAATTTTTGATGGTTGTCAATCGGCCATTTTTCATGGCCATTGTCGATAATCAGACCGGGATCATTCTCTTCACCGGGGCCATTACCGATCCGCGAGGCTAATAGTACAGCGGCCGGCGGTTCAAACCGCCGGCTGCTGTACTATCGATTCCCTGATTATTTAAATAACCTGTCAGGCCTGATAAACAACCTTACCGTTTACTATAGTATATTCCACCCGGCCGGTCAGTTTCCATCCGATAAATGGTGAATTCTTTGACTTGGAGCGGAATTTTTCTTTTCTGACCGTCCATTTCTTTTCTGGATCAATAATCGTTATATCGGCATCGGTTCCTTTTTCGAGTGTCCCG comes from the Candidatus Zixiibacteriota bacterium genome and includes:
- a CDS encoding DUF3078 domain-containing protein, encoding MKGNILGVTLMIGMILLLTIPGQAEPWEKSFNLALNATQASYSDSWTGGEEGNVTWAATADGIFSKKFTRVFSLKNTVKLAFGQTVTQDKDTKEWSRPAKSTDKIDFEALGMYNLETYVEPYTAFRFESQFLDASVDNNKRYINPILLTESAGIARSLYKKDKDDILTRLGFAFRQNINRDFLTIVGTDTTKDNVTSTDGGFESVTDVKLVLNNQLGYIGKLTLYKALFFSKKDDFKGTEAEDYWKAIDINWENTLTADISKYIKVTFYTQLLYDKQISKKGRLKETLALGLTYSLM
- a CDS encoding serpin family protein yields the protein MKLNFLLVPLMALMVIIGGGRSGNPPLAATPLQEGQNPLDGNLITSQTKFAFDFQSELYRTNPGKNCFISPLSAALALAMTYNGANGETKEAMEDALHLRGFNPGQVNAFFKKLMVILQNTDPKIELNIANSIWYRRDLDFKQSFFNLVKENYNAHLEPLTDAETINHWVDEKTKGRINRIIDSIDPADMMVLINALYFKGMWASEFKEEKTLNDEFALAVGNKIIFPLMRQDGKFRYLENDSFQAINLPYGDKHMSMYVFLPRENYSLDGFMQTLGAENWNDWQIRFRECEGEIRLPKFKMEYEQVLNDILFAMGMGIAFDPVGADFSAMYEPQRGTNLYISIVKQKTFLEVNEKGTEAAAVTAVKMKLTAARPDEERKFLMVVNRPFFMAIVDNQTGIILFTGAITDPRG